From one Planococcus citri chromosome 3, ihPlaCitr1.1, whole genome shotgun sequence genomic stretch:
- the LOC135841244 gene encoding nicotinamide/nicotinic acid mononucleotide adenylyltransferase 3-like isoform X1, protein MLEYNKLEIFVMVLWLGFLLCQKRISKMNVAMLRRGILGNPTLILTFVTLQVNGMHLQMDMQSSEMIREEIVLLLCGSFNPITNMHLRMLEIARDHLTDLGFDVKQAYISPVHDKYGKTDLISINHRINMIKNAIKSSDWIHLSTWESEQSDWTPTYQVLKHHQDRLNGLLINDTNINSNSSHDVNGNSFDYRVTVRLVCGGDVLNSFSVPGLWKESDIQGIMTEHGIACVTRCGYDLDKIIYENDRLFANKRHIYIVKEHIENTVSSTAIRKACLRGLSIKYLVQEGVEKYIKDHKLYSYNKYKYTTTKDTIRIPAEIFNDYKKYPTNNSKLSVDIDSSKTKKKTQRKKKIKEDPVISKRLRRR, encoded by the exons atgcttGAGTACAATAAACTGGAAATTTTCGTCATGGTTCTCTGGCTCGGATTTTTACTGTGTCAAAAAAGGATTTCTAAAATGAACGTTGCGATGTTGAGACGAGGTATTTTAG gcaaCCCAACATTGATATTAACTTTTGTAACTCTACAGGTAAATGGGATGCACCTACAAATGGACATGCAAAG TTCCGAAATGATTCGCGAAGAAATTGTGCTCCTTTTGTGCGGTAGTTTCAATCCCATCACGAATATGCACCTTAGAATGCTTG AAATCGCTCGAGATCATCTCACCGATCTAGGATTCGACGTAAAACAAGCATACATCTCGCCGGTACACGACAAATACGGCAAAACAGATTTGATATCGATAAACCATCGTATAAATATGATTAAAAACGCCATAAAGTCATCCGATTGGATACATCTATCGACTTGGGAATCCGAACAATCAGACTGGACTCCCACATATCAAGTTCTAAAGCAccatcaa GATAGATTAAATGGGCTATTAATAAATGATACGAACATTAATAGTAATTCATCTCACGACGTAAATGGTAATTCTTTCGATTATAGAGTTACCGTAAGATTGGTTTGTGGTGGCGATGTACTGAATAGCTTCTCAGTACCTGGTTTGTGGAAAGAATCCGAT ATACAAGGAATAATGACTGAACATGGTATAGCCTGCGTTACCAGATGTGGCTACGATCTGGATAAAATTATCTACGAGAATGATCGATTATTTGCGAATAAA AGACATATTTACATTGTTAAAGAACATATCGAAAACACGGTCAGTTCGACTGCTATTAGAAAAGCATGCTTGAGAGGTTTGAGTATCAAGTATTTAGTTCAAGAAGGCgtagaaaaatacataaaagatCACAAACTATATTCCTATAATAAATA taagtatACTACTACCAAAGACACGATCAGAATACCAGCTGAAATATTTAACGATTATAAGAAGTATCCTACGAATAATTCTAAATTATCAGTTGATATCGATTCGTctaaaacgaaaaagaaaacacaacgTAAAAAGAAAATTAAG GAAGATCCAGTTATTAGTAAACGTCTACGAAGAAGATGA
- the LOC135841241 gene encoding eukaryotic translation initiation factor 3 subunit A-like translates to MARYGQRPENALKRANEFIEVGKPARALETLYEVFRNKKWAYNWSESILEPIMFKYLDLCVELKKSHIAKEGLFQYRNMFQTVNVGSLENVIRGYLRSAEEKTESAREHSHQAVIDIDDLDNLATPESILLSAVSGEGAQDRSDRTILTPWVKFLWESYCQCLELLRTNTLVETLYHDIARMAYQFCLKYNRKTEFRKLCDKLRKHLEDIGKLPPQAINVSLTRPETQQYNLETRLIQLDYAIQMELWQEAYKATEDIHNLMTMSKKPPVPKMMANYYQKLAMVFWKAGPNYYLFHAAALFKLFTLNKEMKKNITQEDLQRMASRVLLATLAVPLPSAHPEFDRFIETDKSPLEKAQKLAVLLTLNQPPTRSSLLKDLVRYNVLNMASTPLQELYNLLEVNFNPLTLCSKVDSIVKVLQESDQYIPPLRDVTLVTLIRQVSQVYESITYPRLLQLSHFGTQFHMERLLVECVRQNDMQIRIDHGKASIFFGADLSESHHEDKLEGVTIQSMPSEQIRNQLVNMNNALHKCLQVINPNYNKGDREQLHDNMVRRYHEIKHMEHQRILARHKIIEERKEYLEQLNTVREQEEAKKIEEIARQQAMAEQKRLEIEREERERKRQESELQLIRDRTRQEKINQISLTVHGQKLLKNLQEDELKNLDADKIALREAEELQKERKEQQQKLKNQEKKLDYFERAKRIEEIPLLKAAWKEKQEADRKFWHQQELDKIQTMKQERKLALQHRDRLKRMAVDKNAYLAKLESQRLSTFKDKLEQFEKELEKIRKERLEKRKKERIEKRKADYVRQLEEEAERKRQEEKRKQEEEERKKREEEKAKEREKREELDRKAEQARKREEEVERKHKLISANTAPAEKPSSWRAAERSSDKSPERKFRDDDRKGDIVRRRVDDDARKTTGPERKMEWREKPAKDESRTEDDSGRDRKPPPREPLQRRTDDDRKPAPRAGGGWRDKPSGKDDEPPSSREPPSRSEGGGRWRSDDKPSDSAWRRGGERSDAPASRDRPDRNFGRKFDGEDKGRSAFSKGGDRKPDDGGAWRRKPEQSSSSSGSWR, encoded by the exons ATGGCTAGATACGGTCAAAGACCAGAGAATGCCCTCAAACGGGCTAATG AATTCATCGAAGTTGGAAAACCAGCTCGAGCTTTGGAAACATTATATGAAGTTTTTCGTAACAAGAAATGGGCTTACAATTGGAGCGAGAGCATTCTGGAACCTATCATGTTCAAGTACTTGGATCTTTGTGTCGAGCTGAAAAAGTCACACATCGCCAAGGAAGGATTATTCCAGTACAGAAATATGTTCCAGACT GTCAATGTTGGCTCATTGGAGAACGTAATCCGCGGATATTTGAGATCGGCTGAAGAGAAAACCGAATCAGCTCGCGAGCACTCGCATCAAGCTGTCATCGATATCGACGATTTGGATAACTTGGCTACCCCTGAAAGTATTCTTCTGAg CGCTGTGAGCGGTGAAGGTGCCCAAGATCGTAGCGATCGTACTATTTTGACACCATGGGTTAAATTTTTATGGGAATCGTACTGTCAGTGCTTGGAATTACTTCGTACGAATACCTTAGTGGAAACTTTATATCACGATATTGCCAGAATG GCATatcaattttgtttgaaatacaATAGAAAAACGGAATTTCGTAAACTTTGCGATAAACTCCGCAAACACTTGGAAGATATCGGAAAATTACCTCCTCAAGCAATCAACGTCAGCTTAACCAGACCGGAAACTCAGCAGTATAATTTGGAAACTCGTCTTATTCAGTTAGACTACGCTATTCAAATGGAATTGTGGCAG GAAGCTTATAAAGCAACCGAAGATATTCATAATTTAATGACGATGTCGAAGAAGCCACCGGTTCCTAAAATGATGGCTAATTATTACCAGAAATTGGCGATGGTATTTTGGAAAGCTGGTCCTAATTATTACTTGTTCCATGCCGCTGCGTTATTCAAGCTTTTCACGTTGAataaagaaatgaagaaaaatattactCAAGAAGATCTACAAAG AATGGCAAGTCGGGTATTGTTGGCAACGTTGGCTGTTCCTCTTCCATCGGCTCATCCGGAATTCGATAGATTTATTGAAACTGATAAAAGTCCTTTGGAAAAGGCTCAAAAATTAGCTGTCTTGTTGACCCTAAACCAACCTCCTACGAGATCCTCGCTACTGAAAGATTTG gtCCGTTACAACGTCTTGAATATGGCATCTACTCCCCTCCAAGAACTCTACAACCTACTGGAAGTTAATTTCAACCCGCTAACGCTCTGCTCCAAAGTAGACAGTATCGTGAAAGTATTACAAGAATCAGACCAGTACATCCCTCCTCTTCGAGACGTCACCCTAGTCACGCTTATTCGTCAAGTATCCCAAGTATACGAAAGCATCACCTACCCTCGTCTTCTCCAATTGTCTCATTTCGGCACACAGTTCCACATGGAACGATTGCTAGTCGAGTGTGTGCGTCAAAACGACATGCAAATTCGTATCGATCACGGTAAAGCATCCATTTTCTTCGGAGCTGATTTATCAGAGTCGCATCACGAAGATAAACTAGAAGGAGTTACCATCCAAAGCATGCCTAGCGAACAAATACGTAATCAATTGGTCAACATGAATAACGCTTTGCATAAATGCTTGCAAGTCATTAATCCCAATTACAACAAG GGTGATCGGGAACAACTTCATGATAACATGGTACGACGTTATCACGAAATTAAACATATGGAACATCAACGTATTTTGGCCAGGCATAAAATCATCGAAGAACGTAAAGAATATCTCGAGCAATTGAATACTGTCAGG GAGCAagaagaagcgaaaaaaatagaagaaatagCCAGACAGCAAGCTATGGCTGAGCAAAAACGCTTAGAAATTGAAAGAGAAGAACGCGAACGTAAACGACAAGAAAGCGAATTGCAACTAATACGTGATCGAACCCGGCAGGAAAAAATTAACCAGATTTCGTTGACTGTTCAtggtcaaaaattactcaaaaatttacaagaagAT gaattgaaaaatttggatgCTGATAAGATCGCCCTTCGTGAAGCTGAAGAATTACAAAAGGAAAGGAAAGAACAGCAGCAAAAGTTGAAGAATCAAGAAAAGAAATTGGATTACTTCGAACGGGCTAAACGAATCGAAGAAATACCCTTATTGAAAGCTGCCTGGAAAGAAAAACAG GAAGCTGATCGTAAATTCTGGCACCAACAAGAACTGGATAAAATTCAAACCATGAAACAAGAACGTAAATTAGCCCTGCAACATCGTGACCGACTCAAACGCATGGCAGTCGATAAGAATGCATACTTGGCCAAACTCGAAAGCCAACGCCTCTCaactttcaaa GATAAGttggaacaatttgaaaaagaattggaaaaaattcgtaaaGAAAGActagaaaaacgtaaaaaagaaagaatcgAGAAACGCAAAGCTGATTACGTTAGACAGCTCGAAGAAGAAGCTGAACGTAAACGACAGGAAGAAAAACGTaaacaagaagaagaagaacgtaaaaaacgcgAAGAAGAGAAAGCCAAAGAGAG ggaAAAACGTGAAGAATTGGACAGAAAGGCGGAACAGGCGCGTAAACGCGAAGAAGAAGTAGAACGGAAACATAAATTAATATCGGCCAATACAGCGCCGGCTGAAAAACCCTCGTCGTGGCGTGCTGCTGAAAGAAGCAGTGATAAATCTCCTGAAAG GAAATTCAGAGACGACGATAGAAAAGGTGACATTGTTCGCAGACGTGTCGACGACGACGCCAGAAAAACCACTGGTCCTGAGAGAAAAATGGAATGGCGTGAAAAACCAGCCAAAGACGAAAGCCGAACCGAAGATGATAGTGGTAGAGACAG AAAACCACCCCCAAGAGAACCTCTACAACGTAGAACCGACGATGACAGGAAACCTGCTCCCCGAGCTGGAGGTGGCTGGCGCGATAAACCTTCCGGTAAAGACGACGAACCACCTTCGTCGCGCGAACCACCTTCACGATCCGAAGGTGGTGGCAGATGGAGATCAGACGATAAACCCTCCGATTCGGCTTGGAGAAGAGGTGGTGAACGTTCTGATGCACCGGCCAGCCGCGATAGACCGGATCGAAACTTCGGCAGAAAATTCGATGGCGAAGATAAAGGCAGATCGGCTTTCTCCAAAGGTGGCGATAGAAAACCCGATGAT GGCGGTGCCTGGCGCAGGAAACCAGAAcagtcatcgtcgtcgtctggAAGCTGGCGTtaa
- the LOC135841243 gene encoding TBC1 domain family member 12-like — MNGLLVNSYHTTFNSAKPEVEEKKPINRTHYHTWPRKRKSSRKRKISHIIQHIKKEHAISEICLNIQTIDNICFSFDVTNNKDASTNDESKVIKPDNDQVQKSSNCLEENNNQCTASSDCLSYTENLDCVVIDRSPSEDVFNEDNLGIIKILKDWKVNKNNHEKSYKSSGAFSDSVSSISSLNTFNESDSISFASDIPYTSTRVSRYQNNYNKTISSTHLIQMDRPSNLPPKPLSEQMKHQKEYEKMVEAIQKKERDKDIMLKKRRNDRLKEEEKLAQATSIWLNEILPNWRQMRNSKKTRNLWWNGLPPCIRGKVWSLAIGNKLEITGEQYKECVKKSKEILKNGSKDSLHMNESYEHSVELIRLDISRTFPQLCIFQQGGPYYEVLHCLLGAYVCYQPEIGYVQGMSFIAAVLLLNMEELDAFICFANMLDMPCHKAFYSLDVQKMKKYYLAYTDLLRVNIYELYTHFSETALSPDLYLVDWVYTLFSKSMNLDLACRIWDIIIRDGETFIFRAALGIMHLNKNELLKMDFLRAAQYLTKLPDDICPNQLFKSISCINMSNGSFTFEDLLTYYEDLIA, encoded by the exons ATGAACGGATTACTCGTTAATTCTTACCACACTACGTTCAATTCGGCGAAACCCGAAGTTGAAGAGAAAAAACCCATCAACCGGACCCACTATCATACATGGCCTAGAAAAAGAAAATCCTCCAGAAAGAGGAAAATTTCCCATATTATACAGCACATCAAAAAAGAACACGCCATCTCGGAGATCTGTTTGAATATTCAAACCATCGACAACATCTGCTTCTCTTTCGACGTCACCAATAATAAGGATGCTTCCACGAATGATGAGTCCAAAGTGATAAAACCAGATAACGATCAAGTACAAAAATCATCGAATTGTTTGGAGGAAAATAATAATCAGTGTACGGCTTCCAGTGACTGCCTCAGTTATACTGAAAACCTCGACTGTGTTGTCATCGATCGTAGCCCGAGCGAGGATGTGTTCAACGAAGATAATTTAggaattattaaaattctcaAAGA CTGGAAGgtcaataaaaataatcacgAAAAATCGTATAAATCTAGCGGCGCGTTCAGTGATTCTGTTAGTTCAATTAGTTCTTTAAATACTTTCAATGAA aGTGACAGTATTAGTTTTGCTTCCGATATACCGTATACCTCTACGAGGGTCAGTAGATATCAAAACAATTATAATAAGACCATCAGTAGTACGCATTTGATTCAAATGGACAGGCCATCTAATTTACCACCTAAACCATTAAGTGAGCAAATGAAGCATCAGAAAGAATACGAAAAAATGGTCGAAgctattcaaaaaaaag AACGCGATAAAGATATTATGTTGAAGAAACGTCGAAATGATCGATTAAAAGAAGAAGAGAAATTAGCCCAGGCAACTTCAATAtggttgaatgaaattttaccaaattggcgcCAAAT GAGGAATTCCAAGAAGACTCGTAATCTATGGTGGAATGGACTTCCTCCCTGCATCCGTGGCAAAGTATGGTCTTTAGCTATCGGTAATAAGTTGGAAATCACCGGTGAACAATATAAAGAATGCGTTAAAAA GTCgaaagaaatcttgaaaaatggcTCCAAAGATTCATTACACATGAACGAAAGTTACGAACATAGCGTCGAACTGATAAGACTCGATATAAGTCGAACTTTTCCTCAGttgtgtatttttcaacaa ggtGGTCCATATTACGAAGTTTTACATTGTTTACTCGGAGCGTACGTTTGTTATCAACCAGAAATTGGATATGTGCAAGGAATGTCATTTATCGCAGCCGTGCTGCTTTTAAATATGGAGGAACTCGACGCGTTTATTTGTTTTGCAAACATGCTGGATATGCCGTGCCATAAAGCCTTCTATTCATTAGATGTTCAAAAA atgaaaaaatattatctagCTTATACGGATCTCCTTCGTGTAAATATATACGAGTTATATACGCATTTTAGCGAAACTGCCTTATCGCCGGATTTATACTTAGTCGATTGGGTTTACACTTTGTTTTCCAAGTCGATGAATTTAGATTTGGCGTGTCGTATTTGGGATATTATTATCAGAGATGGAGAAACGTTTATATTTCGGGCTGCCTTAG GCATAATGCATTTAAACAAAAACGAACTATTAAAAATGGACTTCCTTCGAGCAGCTCAATATTTGACTAAATTACCAGACGACATTTGCCCAAATCAGTTGTTTAAATCGATATCCTGTATAAACATGAGTAACGGATCGTTCACATTTGAAGACTTATTAACTTATTACGAAGATTTAATCGCTTGA
- the LOC135841401 gene encoding uncharacterized protein LOC135841401 has product MAWISNSDIGNAMDEWDDPETSMNREVLHMFDEMRRRMASLENQVKSLENEITNMKCEKNQASTENNEENTKKENNIDDCQAEKKKQDDDDDITTLLDILTNKRHFVECVVKVILMYGAAQIFILTGFFFFDRTEFDDYIMKIQQILHYVLSFVKNC; this is encoded by the exons ATGGCTTGGATCAGTAATTCAGATATTGGAAATGCTATGGATGAATGGGACGATCCG GAAACGTCAATGAATAGAGAGGTATTGCATATGTTCGATGAAATGCGCAGAAGGATGGCATCCCTCGAAAATCAAGTGAAAAGCCTGGAAAATGAGATAACCAATATGAAGTGCGAAAAGAATCAAGCGTCTACTGAAAATAACGAAGAGAACacgaaaaaggaaaataatataGATGATTGTCAGGCTGAAAAGAAGAAACAAGATGATGATGACGATATAACAACATTACTTGATATCCTGACGAATAAAC gtcactTTGTTGAATGTGTGGTCAAAGTGATTCTTATGTACGGTGCTgcccaaattttcattcttaCTGGTTTCTTTTTCTTCGATAGAACCGAATTTGATGATTATATCATGAAGATCCAACAAATTCTGCATTATGTGTTATCTTTTGTTAAGAACTGCTAG
- the LOC135841244 gene encoding nicotinamide/nicotinic acid mononucleotide adenylyltransferase 3-like isoform X2, protein MLEYNKLEIFVMVLWLGFLLCQKRISKMNVAMLRRGILGNPTLILTFVTLQVNGMHLQMDMQSSEMIREEIVLLLCGSFNPITNMHLRMLEIARDHLTDLGFDVKQAYISPVHDKYGKTDLISINHRINMIKNAIKSSDWIHLSTWESEQSDWTPTYQVLKHHQDRLNGLLINDTNINSNSSHDVNGNSFDYRVTVRLVCGGDVLNSFSVPGLWKESDIQGIMTEHGIACVTRCGYDLDKIIYENDRLFANKRHIYIVKEHIENTVSSTAIRKACLRGLSIKYLVQEGVEKYIKDHKLYSYNK, encoded by the exons atgcttGAGTACAATAAACTGGAAATTTTCGTCATGGTTCTCTGGCTCGGATTTTTACTGTGTCAAAAAAGGATTTCTAAAATGAACGTTGCGATGTTGAGACGAGGTATTTTAG gcaaCCCAACATTGATATTAACTTTTGTAACTCTACAGGTAAATGGGATGCACCTACAAATGGACATGCAAAG TTCCGAAATGATTCGCGAAGAAATTGTGCTCCTTTTGTGCGGTAGTTTCAATCCCATCACGAATATGCACCTTAGAATGCTTG AAATCGCTCGAGATCATCTCACCGATCTAGGATTCGACGTAAAACAAGCATACATCTCGCCGGTACACGACAAATACGGCAAAACAGATTTGATATCGATAAACCATCGTATAAATATGATTAAAAACGCCATAAAGTCATCCGATTGGATACATCTATCGACTTGGGAATCCGAACAATCAGACTGGACTCCCACATATCAAGTTCTAAAGCAccatcaa GATAGATTAAATGGGCTATTAATAAATGATACGAACATTAATAGTAATTCATCTCACGACGTAAATGGTAATTCTTTCGATTATAGAGTTACCGTAAGATTGGTTTGTGGTGGCGATGTACTGAATAGCTTCTCAGTACCTGGTTTGTGGAAAGAATCCGAT ATACAAGGAATAATGACTGAACATGGTATAGCCTGCGTTACCAGATGTGGCTACGATCTGGATAAAATTATCTACGAGAATGATCGATTATTTGCGAATAAA AGACATATTTACATTGTTAAAGAACATATCGAAAACACGGTCAGTTCGACTGCTATTAGAAAAGCATGCTTGAGAGGTTTGAGTATCAAGTATTTAGTTCAAGAAGGCgtagaaaaatacataaaagatCACAAACTATATTCCTATAATAAATA G